The following coding sequences are from one Gossypium hirsutum isolate 1008001.06 chromosome A12, Gossypium_hirsutum_v2.1, whole genome shotgun sequence window:
- the LOC107919344 gene encoding beta-glucosidase 6-like: MFGDRVKYWTTLNEPDTFTVQGYDVGLEAPGRCSILFHLFCKVGNSTTEPYIVAHNVLLSHATTADIYRKKYKDDDVNVLLSLQNMDDSNNPFIPALKDEKRIKFHNDYLTNLLAAIRGMAIKLSRIVEGHGRMGAGFVLPVFVCYDEEDEDVEVSLLRLPLLV, translated from the exons ATGTTTGGTGACAGGGTGAAATACTGGACTACGCTCAATGAACCAGACACATTTACAGTGCAAGGTTATGATGTCGGTTTAGAAGCACCAGGACGCTgttccatcctttttcatctCTTCTGCAAAGTTGGGAACTCTACAACTGAGCCTTACATAGTTGCCCATAACGTTCTTCTTTCTCATGCAACTACTGCAGACATTTACAGGAAAAAGTACAAG gaTGATGATGTTAATGTATTGTTATCCCTTCAAA ATATGGATGATTCAAATAACCCATTTATCCCTGCTTTGAAGGatgaaaaaagaatcaaattcCACAATGATTACTTAACTAACCTGCTAGCTGCTATCAG AGGAATGGCGATTAAGCTTTCAAGAATTGTAGAGGGGCATGGCCGCATGGGAGCTG GATTTGTTTTGCCAGTTTTTGTTTGTTATGACGAAGAAGATGAGGATGTTGAAGTCAGTCTCCTGAGGTTGCCATTGTTGGTGTAG